A region from the Linepithema humile isolate Giens D197 chromosome 1, Lhum_UNIL_v1.0, whole genome shotgun sequence genome encodes:
- the LOC105670996 gene encoding uncharacterized protein gives MDKRSTQLAIFLTFIFCCKVASSQLLTLNGNRVVISLNDTIRCNAELECTNCNTGRVCVQKDGKLIQFGRIMCNDNTDTPFCNNGTCSKTPETTCKPPSFACTADGMYPDLTDCTRYYICANDVVRTNQCPRNNVYDHVNGTCKYRRSTSDCVTVSCTINQEGNKFVYPLDNRIYGICLLGKPYILNRCKDYEKYDLTQGKCVRYCKTRDNQPPDDLTNPKSCGKYFFCAEELLNQYVPQEMSCAANEGYDPKINGCSKNAPCLFRTTTTTLNTPIPTTPTTTPRPTTQSTTPPITTTPRRK, from the exons ATGGATAAACGAAGCACACAGTTAGCGATCTTTTTG ACGTTCATCTTCTGTTGTAAAGTGGCGTCTAGTCAATTATTGACTCTTAACGGGAACAGAGTTGTCATATCTCTGAATGATACAATTAGATGCAATGCTGAACTTGAATGTACCAATTGCAACACAGGGAGAGTATGCGTACAAAAAGACGGTAAATTGATACAATTCGGTCGTATAATGTGCAATGACAATACAGATACACCTTTCTGCAACAATGGTACATGTTCAAAG ACTCCTGAAACTACTTGCAAACCTCCATCGTTTGCCTGTACGGCCGACGGCATGTATCCTGACCTGACAGATTGCACGCGTTACTATATATGTGCAAATGACGTCGTAAGGACCAATCAATGTCCGCGAAATAACGTCTATGATCATGTGAATGGCACCTGTAAATATAGGCGTAGCACTAGCGATTGCGTAACCGTAAGCTGCACCATAAATCAGGAAGGTAACAAGTTCGTGTATCCGCTAGACAATCGCATTTATGGAATATGTCTGCTCGGCAAGCCATACATTCTTAACCGATGCAAGGATTACGAGAAATATGACCTCACTCAGGGAAAATGTGTAAGATACTGTAAGACGCGCGACAATCAACCGCCTGACGATCTTACAAACCCCAAATCCTGTGGAAAGTACTTCTTTTGCGCCGAAGAGTTACTCAACCAGTACGTGCCGCAGGAGATGTCCTGCGCCGCTAATGAAGGATACGATCCAAAGATAAATGGCTGTTCGAAAAACGCACCTTGCCTGTTTcgaacaacaacaacaacattAAATACACCTATACCAACTACACCAACAACAACACCTAGACCAACTACACAATCAACTACACCACCAATTACAACAACACcaagaagaaaataa